In the Aromatoleum bremense genome, one interval contains:
- the smc gene encoding chromosome segregation protein SMC, producing MLSWRAFDSPEPTVHPRSDVRLSKLKLAGFKTFVDPTTVLTPGNLVGVVGPNGCGKSNIIDAVRWVLGETRASALRGESMQDVIFNGSTTRKPVSRASVELVFDNAEGRAAGQWSRYAEISVKRVLDRSGESTYYLNNVHVRRKDVIDLFLGTGLGPRAYAIIEQGMISRIIEARPEEIRGFLEEAAGVTKYRERRRETEGRLSDARDNLARLDDIRMELGERISHLDTQAAIAARFRALSAAHTERQQLLWLLKRNDARAEQARLQSELNQLSAKMEADSARLQELESAVDSGRTAHFSASEAMHAAQSDLFAISAEVSRLEAELRHLEDARKRLEARLAQLATDEAHWCARSEALGSDRERWSALLDNAGLRAEQAEARHAEVAERLPEAESARQAADATVAAARRELGQTEQQLRVGEANRANALRALDALAQRRARLLGDSGAIEGPDEAALAQQEARLDTLRDEHDARQQELAQTQARLPQAQAALKAALDDERQVQRRLTELRARRDALVQLQAKVQSQGQLGDWLKRHRLAELAPLWRELRVDAGWETAVEAVLRERLAALTGSVDAAARAMFDEAPPAAFAVAFAGDGAKLPPVEPPSGATALIDRVHMPEAALHAALADWLHGCFAVDALEPWLGRRAELAPGTCIVGPRGQILTRHALVHYAPDSRTHGVMERQREIDTLADRQRELEAGAQQAHDVLLEAEAIAADLQERGNALRRELQSMQQQIHAEQVALLKLTQARQRADERRAQLTRDLDDLVHLEAAERQQLARAETEQARSAELAELQRERLDAAMEVLAERDNLLRETRALDQATARDLQEARFSERECAGKLDDIARNAELATEQLDRIAAELDARRRELNATDCSRSHEALQEALTLRHSRETALAARRDALEQTASLLKQTEELRLRTEQEAAPARSRIAELRLGVQAAELAAAQFDERLAEAQADEAALQPLLTGDLRETALVREVARLAREIAELGQVNLAALDELRSAQERKGYLDAQNEDLSQAIATLEDAIRRIDRETREQLQDTYNTVTQHFGTLFPQLFGGGQARLVLTGDEILDAGIQIVAQPPGKKNTSIHLLSGGEKALTAIALVFSMFQLNPAPFCMLDEVDAPLDDTNTERYCQMVKRMSSQTQFVFISHSKITMEIAQQLVGVTMQEQGVSRVVEVDIEEALRLAEPAAA from the coding sequence ATGTTATCATGGCGCGCTTTCGACAGCCCTGAACCGACCGTTCACCCCCGTTCCGACGTGCGTCTTTCCAAGCTCAAACTCGCCGGTTTCAAGACCTTCGTCGACCCGACCACCGTCCTTACTCCCGGCAACCTCGTGGGGGTCGTCGGGCCGAACGGCTGCGGCAAGTCGAACATCATCGACGCGGTGCGCTGGGTGCTCGGCGAAACGCGCGCGAGCGCGCTGCGCGGCGAGTCGATGCAGGACGTGATCTTCAACGGCTCGACGACGAGAAAGCCGGTGTCGCGGGCGAGCGTCGAACTGGTGTTCGACAACGCCGAAGGGCGCGCAGCGGGACAGTGGTCGCGCTATGCCGAAATCTCGGTCAAGCGCGTGCTCGACCGCAGCGGCGAATCGACGTATTACCTCAACAACGTCCATGTCCGGCGCAAGGACGTCATCGACCTGTTCCTCGGTACCGGGCTCGGGCCGCGCGCCTACGCGATCATCGAGCAGGGCATGATTTCGCGGATCATCGAGGCACGGCCCGAGGAAATCCGCGGCTTTCTCGAAGAGGCCGCGGGCGTCACGAAATACCGCGAGCGGCGCCGCGAAACCGAAGGCCGGCTGTCCGACGCGCGCGACAATCTCGCCCGGCTTGACGACATCCGCATGGAGCTCGGCGAGCGCATCAGCCACCTCGACACGCAGGCCGCGATCGCGGCCCGTTTTCGCGCGCTGAGCGCAGCGCATACCGAGCGGCAGCAGCTGTTGTGGCTGCTCAAGCGCAACGACGCACGCGCCGAACAGGCGCGGTTGCAGAGCGAACTCAATCAGCTGTCGGCGAAGATGGAAGCCGACAGCGCCCGCCTGCAGGAACTCGAAAGCGCGGTCGATTCCGGCCGCACAGCGCATTTTTCGGCATCCGAGGCGATGCACGCCGCCCAGAGCGACCTGTTCGCGATTTCCGCCGAAGTCAGCCGCCTCGAAGCCGAGCTTCGGCATCTCGAGGACGCGCGCAAGCGCCTCGAAGCCCGTCTCGCCCAGCTTGCGACCGACGAAGCGCACTGGTGCGCGCGCAGTGAAGCGCTCGGCAGCGACCGCGAGCGCTGGAGTGCCCTGCTGGACAACGCCGGGCTGCGCGCCGAGCAGGCCGAAGCACGCCATGCCGAAGTCGCCGAGCGCCTGCCGGAGGCCGAATCGGCGCGCCAGGCGGCAGACGCCACCGTCGCCGCCGCACGCCGCGAGCTCGGCCAGACCGAGCAGCAGCTGCGCGTCGGCGAGGCGAACCGGGCAAACGCGCTGCGCGCGCTCGACGCGCTCGCGCAGCGCCGGGCGCGCCTCTTGGGCGACAGCGGCGCCATCGAGGGTCCGGACGAGGCGGCGCTCGCGCAGCAGGAAGCCCGGCTCGACACCCTGCGCGACGAGCACGACGCGCGCCAGCAGGAACTCGCGCAGACGCAAGCGCGTCTGCCTCAGGCTCAGGCGGCGCTGAAGGCCGCGCTCGATGACGAACGCCAGGTGCAGCGCCGGCTGACCGAACTGCGCGCGCGGCGCGACGCGCTGGTGCAACTGCAGGCGAAAGTGCAGTCGCAGGGGCAGCTCGGCGACTGGTTGAAGCGTCACCGCCTCGCCGAGCTGGCGCCGCTGTGGCGGGAACTGCGCGTCGACGCCGGCTGGGAGACCGCCGTCGAGGCGGTGCTGCGCGAACGGCTCGCGGCGCTCACCGGCAGCGTCGACGCCGCGGCCCGCGCGATGTTCGACGAGGCACCACCGGCGGCGTTCGCGGTCGCGTTCGCGGGCGACGGCGCGAAACTCCCGCCGGTCGAACCCCCCTCCGGGGCGACCGCGCTGATCGACCGGGTGCACATGCCGGAAGCGGCACTGCATGCCGCGCTGGCCGACTGGCTGCACGGCTGTTTTGCCGTCGATGCACTCGAACCGTGGCTCGGCCGGCGCGCCGAACTCGCCCCCGGCACCTGCATCGTCGGTCCGCGCGGGCAGATCCTGACGCGCCACGCGCTCGTCCATTACGCTCCGGACAGCCGCACCCACGGCGTCATGGAACGCCAGCGTGAAATCGACACGCTGGCCGATCGCCAGCGCGAGCTGGAAGCCGGGGCGCAGCAGGCGCACGACGTGCTGCTGGAAGCCGAAGCGATCGCGGCGGACCTGCAGGAGCGCGGCAACGCGCTGCGGCGCGAGCTGCAATCGATGCAGCAGCAGATCCACGCCGAACAGGTCGCGCTGCTGAAGTTGACCCAGGCGCGCCAGCGCGCCGACGAGCGCCGCGCCCAGCTGACGCGCGATCTCGACGACCTTGTGCACCTCGAAGCCGCCGAGCGCCAACAGCTCGCGCGTGCCGAAACGGAACAGGCGCGTTCGGCCGAGCTGGCCGAACTGCAGCGCGAGCGGCTCGACGCCGCGATGGAAGTGCTCGCCGAGCGCGACAACCTGCTGCGCGAGACGCGCGCGCTCGACCAGGCGACGGCGCGGGATCTGCAGGAAGCGCGCTTCTCCGAGCGCGAATGCGCCGGCAAGCTCGATGACATCGCCCGCAACGCGGAGCTTGCGACCGAACAGCTCGACCGCATCGCCGCCGAGCTCGATGCCCGCCGACGTGAACTCAACGCGACCGACTGCAGCCGCAGCCACGAGGCGCTGCAGGAAGCGCTGACGCTGCGCCACAGCCGCGAGACGGCGCTCGCGGCGCGACGCGACGCGCTCGAACAGACCGCGTCCCTGCTCAAGCAGACCGAGGAGCTGCGCCTGCGCACCGAGCAGGAGGCGGCGCCCGCGCGCAGCCGCATCGCCGAGCTGCGACTGGGTGTCCAGGCGGCGGAGCTTGCCGCCGCGCAGTTCGACGAGCGCCTCGCCGAGGCGCAGGCCGACGAAGCGGCGCTCCAGCCGCTGCTCACGGGCGACTTGCGCGAGACCGCGCTGGTGCGCGAAGTGGCGCGGCTGGCGCGCGAGATCGCCGAACTCGGACAGGTCAACCTCGCGGCTCTCGACGAGTTGCGCAGCGCGCAGGAGCGCAAGGGTTATCTCGACGCGCAGAACGAGGATCTGAGCCAGGCGATCGCCACCCTCGAGGACGCGATCCGCCGCATCGACCGCGAAACGCGCGAGCAGCTGCAGGACACCTACAATACCGTCACGCAGCATTTCGGCACGCTGTTCCCGCAGCTGTTCGGCGGCGGCCAGGCCCGGCTGGTGCTGACCGGCGACGAGATTCTCGACGCCGGAATCCAGATCGTCGCCCAGCCGCCGGGCAAGAAAAACACCTCGATACACCTGCTTTCCGGCGGCGAGAAGGCGCTGACGGCCATTGCGTTGGTATTCTCGATGTTCCAGCTCAACCCTGCGCCGTTCTGCATGCTTGACGAGGTCGACGCACCGCTGGACGATACCAACACCGAACGCTATTGCCAGATGGTGAAACGCATGTCATCGCAAACACAGTTCGTTTTCATCAGCCACAGCAAGATCACGATGGAAATCGCGCAGCAACTGGTCGGCGTGACGATGCAGGAACAGGGCGTTTCGCGGGTCGTGGAAGTGGATATCGAAGAGGCGCTGCGCCTGGCCGAGCCGGCGGCAGCCTGA
- the dapC gene encoding succinyldiaminopimelate transaminase codes for MNPNLDRLQSYPFEKLRKLFEGLAPPAGLDTIRLSIGEPRHATPAFITQALIDNLDGLARYPTTQGSDVLRGAIAGWLERRYALPAVDAAAQVLPVNGSREALFAFAQCVVDSRGGAAKVLCPNPFYQIYEGAALLAGAEPVFLNNLPENRFGSDFDSLSESVWRDVQLAFVCSPGNPTGRVLSLQEWARLFELSDRYGFVIAADECYSEIYFDENAPPVGALQAARELGRGDFRNLVTFSSLSKRSNVPGMRSGFVAGDAAVLKAFLRYRTYHGCAMNPAVQAASVTAWNDEAHVVDNRRLYREKFDRVTPLVARHLKVERPDAGFYLWAQTPIPDTEFARRLQGEYNVTVLPGSFLAREANGVNPGAGFVRIALVAPTAECVEAAERIAAFCQSLP; via the coding sequence GTGAATCCGAACCTCGACCGACTGCAGTCCTACCCTTTCGAAAAATTGCGCAAGCTGTTCGAAGGACTCGCCCCGCCCGCCGGCCTGGACACGATCCGGCTGTCGATCGGCGAGCCCCGGCACGCGACGCCGGCCTTCATCACGCAGGCGCTGATCGACAATCTGGACGGTCTCGCCCGTTACCCGACGACCCAGGGCAGCGACGTGCTGCGCGGCGCCATCGCAGGCTGGCTCGAGCGGCGCTATGCGCTGCCCGCGGTCGACGCCGCGGCCCAGGTGCTGCCGGTCAATGGTTCGCGCGAGGCGCTGTTCGCGTTCGCGCAGTGCGTCGTCGACAGCCGCGGCGGCGCAGCGAAGGTGCTGTGCCCGAACCCGTTCTACCAGATCTACGAAGGTGCCGCGCTCCTGGCCGGTGCCGAACCGGTGTTCCTCAACAACTTGCCCGAAAACCGTTTCGGCTCGGACTTCGATTCGCTGTCGGAATCGGTGTGGCGCGACGTCCAGCTGGCGTTCGTCTGCTCGCCGGGCAATCCGACCGGACGCGTGCTGTCGTTGCAGGAGTGGGCGCGCCTGTTCGAGCTTTCCGACCGCTACGGCTTCGTGATCGCCGCGGACGAATGCTATTCCGAGATCTATTTCGACGAGAACGCGCCCCCGGTCGGCGCGCTGCAGGCCGCGCGCGAGCTCGGTCGCGGCGATTTCCGCAATCTCGTGACGTTCTCGAGCCTGTCGAAGCGCTCGAACGTGCCGGGCATGCGCTCCGGATTCGTCGCCGGCGACGCCGCCGTGCTCAAGGCTTTCCTGCGCTACCGCACCTACCACGGCTGCGCGATGAATCCCGCGGTGCAGGCCGCTTCGGTCACCGCATGGAACGACGAAGCGCACGTCGTCGACAACCGGCGGCTGTACCGCGAGAAATTCGATCGCGTCACCCCGCTCGTCGCGCGCCACCTGAAAGTCGAGCGGCCCGACGCCGGTTTCTACCTGTGGGCGCAGACGCCGATCCCGGACACCGAGTTCGCCCGCCGCCTGCAGGGTGAATATAATGTCACGGTTCTGCCGGGCAGCTTCCTCGCCCGCGAGGCGAACGGCGTCAATCCGGGCGCCGGCTTCGTGCGCATCGCTCTCGTCGCCCCGACTGCCGAATGCGTCGAGGCGGCCGAGCGCATCGCCGCTTTCTGCCAATCTCTCCCATAA
- the dapD gene encoding 2,3,4,5-tetrahydropyridine-2,6-dicarboxylate N-succinyltransferase produces MQDLQKIIDDAFENRANLSPSAAPAAVRDAVASVIAGLDAGRLRVAEKIDGNWTVNQWIKKAVLISFRLADNEVMAGGTNQYFDKVPTKFGDYTPEQFREGGFRVVPPAVARRGSFIGKNVVLMPSYVNIGAYVDEGTMVDTWATVGSCAQIGKNVHLSGGVGIGGVLEPVQAGPVIIEDNVFVGARSEVVEGVIIEENAVLSMGVYIGQSTKIYDRASGEITYGRVPSGAVVVPGSLPSADGKYSLYCAVIVKRVDAQTRAKTAINELLRGA; encoded by the coding sequence ATGCAAGACCTGCAAAAGATCATCGACGATGCGTTCGAGAACCGCGCGAACCTCTCCCCTTCCGCCGCGCCGGCGGCCGTGCGCGACGCGGTCGCGTCGGTCATTGCCGGCCTCGACGCCGGGCGCCTGCGCGTTGCCGAGAAGATCGACGGCAACTGGACCGTTAACCAGTGGATCAAGAAGGCTGTGCTGATCTCGTTCCGCCTCGCCGACAACGAAGTCATGGCGGGCGGCACGAACCAGTATTTCGACAAGGTGCCGACGAAGTTCGGCGACTACACGCCGGAGCAGTTCCGCGAAGGGGGCTTTCGCGTCGTGCCGCCGGCCGTCGCGCGCCGGGGCAGCTTCATCGGCAAGAACGTCGTGCTGATGCCGTCGTACGTGAACATCGGCGCCTACGTCGATGAAGGCACGATGGTCGATACCTGGGCGACGGTCGGCTCGTGCGCGCAGATCGGCAAGAACGTGCATCTGTCGGGCGGGGTGGGCATCGGCGGGGTGCTCGAACCGGTGCAGGCCGGGCCGGTGATCATCGAGGACAACGTGTTCGTCGGGGCACGTTCCGAAGTCGTCGAAGGCGTGATCATCGAGGAGAACGCGGTGCTGTCGATGGGCGTGTATATCGGCCAGAGCACCAAGATCTACGACCGGGCCAGCGGCGAGATCACCTATGGCCGCGTCCCGTCCGGTGCCGTGGTCGTGCCGGGCAGCCTGCCGTCGGCCGACGGCAAGTACAGCCTGTACTGCGCGGTGATCGTCAAGCGCGTCGATGCGCAGACGCGCGCCAAGACCGCCATCAACGAACTGCTGCGCGGCGCCTGA
- a CDS encoding PilT/PilU family type 4a pilus ATPase — protein sequence MIFDKLFQLMAEKLASDIFISAGAPINIKIQGVTMPINQQVMEPSMIKRMIYEMMTPEQIDTFERVRELNLSFGRRELGNFRVNVFWQRHSIGVVVRYIQGDIPTLESLGLPPVLSEVVTEKRGLVLVVGATGSGKSTTLASMIDHRNMNQSGHILTVEDPIEYLFKHRKSIVNQREVGIDTHSWHDALRNAMRQAPDCILIGEIRDRETMQAALAYSQTGHLCLATLHANNAYHALNRIVNFFPLENRSLLFLDLAVALKCIVSQRLVRKPDGVRVPAVEILMNTRHVADLIERGELNEVKEAMQQSLAPGSQTFEQDLYRLYHEGTVTFEEALANADSPTNLSWLINNAQFDNVPDPRDGSNGPPIVDFTRKEPENRSFSDFALHLDDSVKP from the coding sequence ATGATTTTCGACAAACTGTTCCAGCTGATGGCGGAAAAGCTCGCATCGGATATTTTCATTTCGGCCGGCGCCCCGATCAACATCAAGATCCAGGGTGTCACGATGCCGATCAACCAGCAGGTCATGGAACCCTCCATGATCAAGCGGATGATCTACGAGATGATGACGCCGGAGCAGATCGACACGTTCGAACGCGTGAGGGAGCTCAATCTCTCGTTCGGGCGCCGCGAGCTGGGCAACTTCCGCGTCAACGTGTTCTGGCAGCGGCACAGCATCGGCGTCGTCGTGCGTTATATCCAGGGCGACATCCCGACGCTCGAATCGCTCGGTCTGCCGCCGGTGCTGTCCGAGGTGGTCACCGAGAAGCGCGGACTGGTGCTGGTCGTCGGCGCGACCGGCTCGGGCAAGTCGACAACCCTCGCGTCGATGATCGATCACCGCAACATGAACCAGTCGGGGCACATCCTGACTGTCGAGGATCCGATCGAGTACCTCTTCAAGCATCGCAAGTCGATCGTCAACCAGCGCGAAGTCGGGATCGACACCCACAGCTGGCACGACGCGCTGCGCAATGCGATGCGCCAGGCACCCGACTGCATCCTGATCGGCGAAATCCGCGATCGCGAGACGATGCAGGCGGCGCTGGCCTATTCCCAGACCGGCCATCTGTGCCTCGCGACGCTGCATGCGAACAACGCCTACCACGCGCTCAACCGCATCGTGAATTTCTTCCCGCTCGAGAACCGTTCGCTGCTGTTCCTCGACCTCGCGGTGGCGCTCAAATGCATCGTCTCGCAGCGGCTCGTGCGCAAGCCCGACGGCGTTCGCGTTCCGGCGGTCGAGATCCTGATGAACACGCGGCACGTCGCCGACCTGATCGAGCGCGGCGAACTGAACGAGGTCAAGGAGGCGATGCAGCAGAGCCTCGCGCCGGGATCGCAGACCTTCGAGCAGGATTTGTACCGGCTCTACCATGAAGGCACGGTGACGTTCGAGGAAGCGCTCGCGAACGCGGACTCGCCGACGAACCTCTCGTGGCTGATCAACAACGCGCAATTCGACAACGTGCCCGATCCGCGGGACGGCAGTAACGGTCCGCCCATTGTCGATTTCACGCGGAAAGAGCCGGAAAACCGGTCTTTCAGTGATTTCGCGCTGCACCTCGACGACAGCGTGAAACCTTGA
- the dapE gene encoding succinyl-diaminopimelate desuccinylase produces the protein MTSASSGDTFRFACELISRPSVTPDDRGCLDLITARLTPLGFRFERIDSGGVCNLWARRGDTVPVLCFAGHTDVVPAGPLEGWDSPPFEPTIRGGQLFGRGAADMKTSLAAFVTAIERFVAAHPDHAGSIALLLTSDEEGIATHGTVKVVEALAARGEHLDYCIVGEPTSVNTLGDTIKNGRRGSLSGSLRVKGVQGHVAYPQLARNPIHEFAPALAELASIRWDEGNEFFPPTTWQVSNIHAGTGANNVIPGTCEVLFNFRFGSVSSADELRQLTHAVLDRHGLDYELDWHLSGKPFLTSRGKLVEALSGAIHDTAGVETELSTSGGTSDGRFIADICSEVVEFGPVNATIHKVNESVALDAIEPLSAIYERTLNALLLPNRD, from the coding sequence ATGACTTCTGCTTCATCCGGTGACACTTTCAGGTTCGCCTGCGAACTCATCTCGCGCCCTTCCGTTACCCCCGACGATCGCGGCTGCCTCGACTTGATCACTGCCCGCCTGACGCCGCTGGGTTTTCGCTTCGAGCGCATCGACAGCGGCGGAGTCTGCAACCTGTGGGCGCGGCGCGGCGACACTGTGCCGGTGCTGTGCTTCGCGGGGCACACCGACGTCGTGCCGGCCGGCCCGCTCGAGGGGTGGGATTCGCCGCCGTTCGAGCCCACTATCCGTGGCGGCCAGCTGTTCGGCCGCGGCGCGGCGGACATGAAGACTTCACTCGCCGCCTTCGTCACAGCGATCGAACGCTTCGTCGCAGCACACCCGGACCACGCTGGCTCGATCGCATTGCTGCTGACTTCCGACGAGGAAGGCATCGCGACGCACGGCACGGTCAAGGTCGTCGAGGCACTCGCGGCGCGCGGCGAGCATCTCGACTATTGCATCGTCGGCGAGCCGACTTCGGTCAATACGCTCGGCGACACGATCAAGAACGGGCGGCGCGGCTCGCTCTCCGGCTCGCTGCGGGTCAAGGGCGTTCAGGGGCATGTCGCGTACCCGCAACTCGCGCGCAACCCGATCCACGAATTCGCCCCGGCGCTCGCCGAACTGGCGAGCATTCGCTGGGACGAAGGCAACGAATTCTTTCCGCCGACGACCTGGCAGGTGTCGAACATCCACGCCGGCACCGGCGCGAACAACGTCATTCCGGGGACGTGCGAAGTGCTGTTCAATTTCCGCTTCGGCTCGGTCAGCAGCGCCGACGAGCTCAGGCAGCTCACCCACGCCGTGCTCGACCGCCATGGACTCGACTATGAACTCGACTGGCACCTGTCGGGAAAACCGTTCCTGACCAGCCGCGGCAAGCTCGTCGAGGCGCTGTCTGGCGCGATCCACGACACGGCCGGGGTCGAAACCGAACTGTCGACGAGCGGCGGCACCTCCGATGGTCGCTTCATCGCCGACATCTGTAGCGAGGTCGTCGAGTTCGGACCGGTCAATGCAACGATCCACAAGGTCAATGAGAGCGTCGCCCTCGACGCGATCGAACCCCTTTCCGCCATCTACGAGCGCACGCTGAACGCGTTGCTGCTGCCCAACCGAGACTGA
- the prmB gene encoding 50S ribosomal protein L3 N(5)-glutamine methyltransferase — translation MSDIHDDTEHEHEHGPLGELVTLRDWLRYAVTRFNRAGLFFGHGCGDAYDEAVWLLLHTLSLPLDRLEPFLDACITADERESLFAVIERRAAERVPAAYITGEAWLGDFRFQVDERVIVPRSFFAELLEDGFAPWIDDAEEVTSALDLCTGSGCLAILMAHAFPNAQIVGADLSDEALEVARANVSDYDLDDRIELLKSDVFDGLAGRTFDLIISNPPYVTANAMATLPPEYLHEPHMALAAGEDGLDIVRRLVAGAKAHLSPGGVLAVEVGHNRHLVEEAFPDLLPVWLSAKGGDDMVFVLRADELPE, via the coding sequence ATGTCCGACATCCACGACGACACTGAACATGAACACGAACACGGCCCGCTTGGCGAACTGGTCACGCTGCGCGACTGGCTACGCTACGCGGTCACCCGCTTCAATCGCGCCGGCCTGTTCTTCGGTCATGGCTGCGGCGATGCATACGACGAAGCCGTGTGGCTGCTGCTGCACACGCTGTCGCTGCCGCTCGACCGGCTGGAGCCGTTCCTCGATGCCTGCATCACGGCCGACGAGCGGGAGTCGCTGTTCGCGGTCATCGAGCGCCGCGCCGCGGAGCGCGTGCCGGCTGCGTACATCACCGGAGAAGCCTGGCTGGGCGACTTCCGTTTCCAGGTCGACGAGCGCGTGATCGTTCCCCGCTCCTTTTTCGCCGAACTGCTCGAGGACGGTTTCGCCCCGTGGATCGACGATGCCGAAGAGGTCACTTCGGCGCTGGACTTGTGCACGGGCTCGGGCTGCCTCGCGATCCTGATGGCGCATGCGTTCCCGAATGCGCAAATCGTCGGCGCCGATCTTTCCGACGAGGCACTGGAGGTCGCGCGCGCGAACGTGTCCGACTACGATCTCGACGACCGCATCGAACTGTTGAAAAGCGACGTGTTCGACGGCCTTGCCGGCCGCACCTTCGATCTCATCATCAGCAATCCGCCGTACGTCACGGCGAACGCGATGGCGACGCTGCCGCCCGAATACCTGCACGAGCCGCACATGGCGCTCGCGGCCGGCGAAGACGGGCTCGACATCGTCCGCCGCCTGGTCGCAGGCGCGAAGGCACACCTCAGTCCGGGTGGCGTGCTGGCGGTCGAGGTCGGCCACAACCGGCACCTCGTCGAAGAAGCCTTCCCCGACCTTTTGCCGGTCTGGCTTTCGGCCAAGGGAGGCGACGACATGGTTTTCGTGCTGCGCGCCGACGAATTACCGGAGTAA
- a CDS encoding response regulator, producing the protein MPAERPILLVEDNPDDEALMLRAFSKNSIRNPVVVARDGVEAIDYLFGTGSFQGRDLSLMPSVVLLDLKLPRIDGLEVLRRMRADEHTGLLPVVVLTTSRERQDIHEAYRLGANSYIRKPVDFERFIQTVGQIVTYWLVLNETADPSGNSLY; encoded by the coding sequence ATGCCTGCCGAACGCCCGATCCTGCTCGTTGAAGACAATCCGGACGACGAAGCCCTGATGTTGCGGGCCTTCAGCAAGAACAGCATCCGCAATCCCGTCGTCGTCGCGCGCGACGGGGTGGAAGCGATCGACTATCTGTTCGGTACCGGCAGCTTCCAGGGCCGCGACCTTTCGCTGATGCCGTCCGTAGTGCTGCTCGACCTGAAGCTGCCGCGGATCGACGGCCTCGAAGTGCTGCGCCGGATGCGGGCGGACGAACACACGGGCTTGTTGCCGGTGGTCGTCCTCACCACCTCGCGCGAAAGGCAGGACATCCACGAAGCCTACCGGCTCGGCGCGAACAGCTACATCCGCAAGCCTGTGGATTTCGAGCGTTTCATCCAGACGGTCGGGCAGATCGTCACCTACTGGCTGGTGCTGAACGAAACCGCGGATCCTTCCGGCAACAGTCTTTACTGA
- a CDS encoding glutathione peroxidase, producing MNAPASVFDFETRRLDGAPMPLAEFRGKVLLIVNTASECGFTPQYAALQELHDRFAPRGFAVIGFPCNQFGGQEPGGAEEISAFCAKNYGVSFPLSEKIDVNGDNAHPLYRHLTSVAPGILGTEAIKWNFTKFLVDRNGQIAARFAPATKPESIADRIEALL from the coding sequence ATGAACGCCCCGGCCAGCGTGTTCGATTTCGAAACCAGGCGGCTCGACGGCGCGCCGATGCCGCTCGCGGAATTTCGCGGCAAGGTGCTGCTGATCGTCAATACCGCGAGCGAATGCGGCTTCACGCCGCAGTATGCCGCGCTGCAGGAACTGCACGACAGGTTCGCGCCGCGCGGTTTTGCGGTGATCGGTTTTCCGTGCAACCAGTTTGGCGGGCAGGAGCCGGGCGGCGCTGAAGAAATCTCTGCGTTCTGCGCGAAGAACTACGGCGTCAGCTTCCCGCTCAGCGAAAAAATCGACGTGAACGGCGACAATGCGCATCCGCTGTATCGGCATCTCACGTCGGTCGCGCCCGGCATTCTCGGCACCGAAGCGATCAAGTGGAACTTCACCAAGTTCCTCGTCGATCGCAACGGCCAGATCGCCGCGCGTTTCGCCCCGGCGACGAAACCGGAAAGCATCGCAGACCGGATCGAAGCGCTGCTGTAG
- the iscX gene encoding Fe-S cluster assembly protein IscX: MKWTEVQEIAIQLAERHPETNPAKVNFVDLMQWTIALPEFDDDPKHCGERVLEAIQQAWIDEVA; the protein is encoded by the coding sequence ATGAAGTGGACCGAAGTGCAGGAGATCGCGATCCAGCTCGCCGAACGCCATCCCGAGACGAACCCGGCGAAAGTCAATTTCGTGGACCTGATGCAGTGGACGATCGCGCTGCCGGAATTCGACGACGACCCGAAGCATTGCGGCGAGCGCGTCCTCGAAGCCATCCAGCAGGCGTGGATAGACGAGGTGGCCTGA
- the fdx gene encoding ISC system 2Fe-2S type ferredoxin: MTQIIVLPHVELCPDGSVIEAEPGKSICSSLLEHGIEIEHACEQSCACTTCHVIVREGFDSLPEAEETEEDLLDMAWGLEPQSRLSCQAIVGETPLVIEIPRYTINMAREGKH, encoded by the coding sequence ATGACCCAGATCATCGTGCTACCCCACGTCGAGCTCTGTCCGGACGGCAGCGTCATCGAGGCCGAGCCCGGCAAATCGATCTGCAGCAGCCTGCTGGAGCACGGCATCGAGATCGAACACGCGTGCGAACAATCCTGCGCCTGTACAACCTGCCACGTCATCGTCCGCGAAGGCTTCGATAGCTTGCCCGAAGCCGAGGAAACCGAGGAAGACCTGCTCGACATGGCGTGGGGGCTCGAACCGCAGTCGCGTCTGTCCTGCCAGGCAATCGTGGGCGAGACGCCGCTGGTGATCGAGATTCCCCGCTACACGATCAACATGGCCCGGGAGGGCAAACACTGA